In Panulirus ornatus isolate Po-2019 chromosome 13, ASM3632096v1, whole genome shotgun sequence, the genomic window agctatgctgaatatgaatctgaggtcgaaacccaaaaattcctgtaattatttgagtaattagcataataattttatcataatcttaggagtaattagaagcattaataatgcaaaatgcattcatttgaataaaaatcctgaatcagcatgtaaaacaacatctataccgagattttcattaaaatcataagaagttcaaaatctgagccttggagttttcttgattttttttcagaaaatggattttcctgaaaatttcaggatagatgctcttagttatgctgaatacgaatctgaggtcgaaacccaaaaattcctgtaattagtcgagtaattagcataataattttatcatacttaatcttaggagtaattaaaggcattaataatgcgaaatgcaatcatttgaatcaaaatcctgaatcggcatgtaaaataacatctatacccagattttcattaaaatcttaagaagttaaaaatctgagcaaaatattttgccttggcttattcttgatttttttcaaaaaatggattttcctgaaaatctcaggatagatgcttttaggtatgctgaatacgaatctgaggtcgataCCCAAAagttcctgtaattagtcgagtaattagcataaaaattttatcatacttaatcttaggagtaattaaaggcattaataatgcgaaatacggtcatttgaatcaaaatcctgaatcagcatgtaaaataacatctatacccagattttcattaaaatcttaagaagttgaaaatctgagcaaaatattttgcaaggatttttcttgatttttttcaaaaaatggattttgatgagaatttcagaatagatgcttttaggtatgctgaatacgaatctgaggtcgaaacccaaaaattcctgtaattagtcgagtaattagcatacttttattatacttaatcttaggagcaattaaaggcattaataatgcgaaatgcggtcatttgaatcaaaatcctgaatcagcatgtaaaatagcatctatacccagattttcattaaaatctgaagaagttgaaaatctgagcaaaatattggatttttcttgatttttttcaaaaaatggattttcttgagaatttcagaatagatgcttttaggtatgctgaatacgaatctgaggtcgaaacccaaaaattcctgtaattagtcgagtaataagcatactaatttcattatacttaatcttaggagtaattacagGCTTTAATAAagcgaaatgcggtcatttgaatcaaaatcctgaatcaacatgtatatatatatatatatatatatatacgaaattcaGTGCAAAAAAAGTCGGTTTGGTGTCGTACGAATAAAAATGCGAGGAACGCGTTGTTACTTACACCACAAGAATTATGCGGATCCTCGTGTGCCTATAagattatttcatatttcttagTTCTTAAGCTGTGTTCAAAGTGTAAAGTTTCCTCAGATGTGAAATGTAGCCAGGGGTATAATGAGGTCGGGGTAAAATTTGCTTAAGGGGGTTGGATTATTGTCAGGGGTAATTTAATAACGGGTTCAATTTTGATCAGGAGACGAATGTTTTGTCAGGTGTAAGACGAGGTAAAAGCATGTCAAGAATGAATTGAGTTTGGGGGTAAACTTTAGTCGTCTCGCGACACCTTTTCTCAGGGCATGTTTGGGTGAAATGTAGCAGGGGTGAGACAGTGTCAGGTGAAAATCTAGGTAATGGGTTAAGCTGGCCTGTGAGGACAAAGTTTTAAACGCAGTAGCATTAATGACAAAAATATTCGGAAcagtaacaccaacaccaccacagaataAAAGCAACAACAAAATCGAGGAGGGGGGTAAGTGGCCAGTGTAACAGCCGTGTAACAGCAGGTGTAGCAACAGTTGCAGGAAGAGTGGCGTTACCCTCGGAAGCCTTAAAAGCTCCAGAAGTAGCTGAGATTATGATGACATGAATGAAATAGACAGAAACAAGAAGGAAACCTGTCAGTTCGAGCGTGGAGAACTAACCTTGGCGCGCCAATTTGAGCGGCTAATTTTCCAATGACAGGATGATTTCAGTTGCAGTGTGTGATAGCAGTATTCGGATGCGGAATGACCTAGTCGGAGAGGCCCTTTGATGGTTACCGTCCTTAGTGTTGATTTTTTCAGTGACAGAAGACCAAATCTGTGGAGGCTGAATTCGTATTTCGATTTCGTCGCTGATAAGTCAAAGTGGTTAATGTATTATAAGTGCCATGCAGAAATGTCGGCTTATAGTGGATTAGCATTTCACACTGTAATGCAGCTTTACCTAATTGATAATTTGAATGTTGAATCtactcccattttttttattcGTACATTTAGCTGCCTAATTCATATCTTGATATAAATCTCGAATTTAAGTTAGCTTTCGGATACTATGGAACTATACTAATTATACGTAAGTTTTGTGTTAGTTACAAGTGTTTTTATTTCTATAAGCGTCTTAATAAGCGGACCAACAAGGATCTCATAACGGTGGGCGGGTCCAGCTTTGCGTAAAAAACCGTGATCATGGAGGACGACCATAGCAGCACGAATGACTCTTTTCCTGGGAGCATGGCAAGCAGGATCACTAGGAGGAGCAGTGAGAggagcagtgagagcagcagggtgagcaggagaggcagcagcaccagcactacTAGCAGCGTCGTCAACATAGATGACCTGTCTCTACTTTCCGAGTCCTTCCCAGCTAGGCTGTGGCATCGATGGATAGGTCTTGTACGTCCTTTGATTGTTTACCCTCTGTATTCTGACTTCTAGTACGTCACTTAATTGTTCACTCTTTACACGCTCACCTCTAGTACATCCTTGATTGTTCACTGTCTACTGTACACACTTCTAGTACGTTCTTTGTTCACTGTCTGTATATCCACCCCAACTTTGGCTTTGAACTGTTtggtctatattttttttcacctctcttaGTCCTTTAATTGTCTACTTCTCTGTATGTTTACCTCTATTTTGTCCTTTCTTTACTATTTATAGATTCGCCTCTTAAAGTCCTTTAATTATTTACTGTCTACATTCTCACCACTAGTTCATCCTTTAACTGTTTACTGTCTATATGCTGACTTCCAGTCCTGTTTACCTACCTCAGTAGTTTTGTTCGTTCATCTGAGTTCATTTCACTAGTctgaatcacagtctttttagTCTATTTTTTCCTGTACTTATTAGAGGTATCTTTtgagatggatttgtttgtttaTCGACTGATTTGTCTGTCGATTATAGCATAAACCTATGTCTATATTCTTGTATATCACCATGTCTATatctttttacatatatatatatatatatatatatatatatatatatatatatatatatatctacctacgTATTATTTTTAAAGTGTAATCATAGGAGCCCTTTTATGAGGCTCCttgtagcttcgaggctgcgttCCATTCgagagcagggtaaggtagggttCTTTCGGGTAAGAATACCCTCGACAACGCTGCGCTCTTTTTCCTCCTTTTGATGGTGATAagaatcaacccccccccccccccacctcctttttGATACTGATAAAGCGTAGCTAAAATGCCGAGCTCTCGCTCACGGTGGCACCGCTTATATTCGGAGTCCGCTAATGCCTTTGCCTTCTTACCTTTATACTCATATCTTTTCTTACCTATTTATGATTTGTACTCCCTGTATTTTTCCCGTTACTAACTCCCCTCGCATATAGCGGAGCTAATACGTCTGTTCTCGTTTAGCACTTATGTCTAATCGGAAATAAATATCCTTTTTGATTTGCGATGAGCCACGTATATAGTGAGAGCGTGTATAGTCTGAGAATTATCTGAAGCAAAGATAATTCTGTTGGTTTGTTCAAAGTTGACGATGATTCATGTCTTAATGCCCTTGATAGTCGACAAGTAACCAACCAACCTCGTGATAACGTTCCCAAATACTCAGATatttcgagtttttttttttttttttttttgcttttcgtcCGCAGGTTCGTATCACCTAAGGTGGTGAAAGATTTTAAGTCGTAcatcgaaaaaagaaaaaagtccacCCAAGTATTGGATATGAGGCATTACTTAAAACGTTAAAACTAGTAATTTATGGGACCAGAATATTAGAAAAGAAGTACTTCAGTGTACTCTGTATAATGAGGCTAAGTTAATGGTGCTCTGATAGTAAGTGCTTTACCCAATTAATATTTTTACATTCGTACGTTTTCATCGTCCAAACTCCATCCTAAATATTTACTTAGTTTCTCATCAACAGAATTGTACCAGACAAAAATTTAATTTTGTCATTAATTAAACGGTGCGTGCGGTATGTGACTTGTTCATCTAATGTAGTCGACGTGTGTGTTTACGGATGCCCTGCCATTTGCACCGGAAGTCTGCGTACACGTGTTCATTTAGCTGTAAATACATATTTGCATATTCCAGTGATCCAGTATAGAAATAGATTTTAAAGTGCGATGCTGTATATACATTCGCTGTTATGTTCTGTAGATAATGACAACTGCCACGCATCATCTTGCCCTGCGGGAAATTACTTTCTCGCGAAGATGGTCTTACGTCACTTGCCTTTTCGTtctcatacatttaatttcctcACGATGATAGGCTAGGTGCAAGGACATTTCTAGGGACAGTGTCTCACGGAAATGTACCGTCTGTAAGGTCATTCCCCCAGAAATCTATTGCCTGTGCTGTCTGGAAGGTATAAAGTTAGCTTAGCCTCTCTGGGAATGCTAGGATTCATTAATTCATTTGGTTTACCTTTCATAAATCCATTTGAATTTTCTCGGCTTTCTTTttctatatgaatatttttttttctgagatctTATGTCAGTCACTGACCTGTAAAGATCCCAGTCCTTAAAGTAACAGGCGTCTCTCATTTAACACACAGACAGCGAGTTTCGTGCGTGGGCAAGGTATTGGAACTTCATGTTAGCAGAGACTGTAAATCTATATTGGCctccagtgatgatggtgactctctctctctctctctctctctctctctctctctctctctctctctctctctctctctctctctctccaatatctCTGAGGCCTCTTTcgcccaaagaaaaaaaaaaaaaaccatttcctTTCGATAACAGTTCGTGTTTACCTCACATCTCCCCAGCCGATGCCTCTGGGAAAGATGTCGGACTACGGGTTTGAGGAGGACGACAGCGGAGGCCTTGGTGGCCACCAGACGGACGCGGGTCAGAACTACATCACCGTCATCCCCGTCGAGTACCCCACCAGGAGGCCATACGGAGATTACGATGCCTTCCCAAGGTCCGCCACCATCtccaggtgaggtgtggggcCAGCTGGCCGATAGTGCTGATTGCGGGAGGGAGCTTAGGTTaggtggatgttggtgattgatGTCTTAGAGTAGAAATAGTATCTCCAgcaatggtgatagtgatagtagtagtagtggtggtagtagtggtagcagtagtagggtAGATGGTGATGTATAGCAGTATAGAAATGGTAGAAGTTGTAGCAGATGCAGTTGTaagaaaagtagtagtagtaatagtagtaatagtggtagtactGATAGTAATACTAAATGTGATAACTAttttagaagtagtagcagtaatgatagtaatagtaatagaatCAGTGAGTAGGTCGAGTATGATTGTTAAGTAGTTTTTATGCAATGGGTAGCAAAAGTATTAGTAGTCATAACCTTACTATTGCTGAAGAGTTTAGTAGAATTAGCCAGTTGAAGAAGTGATAATGTTTACATGAATATTTTTTGATATCTGTAGCACCGTTTGTAGAGATATTAAATCATGCACTTATAtcatttccctctatattttctttttcattgtagAAGTAGCTTTTAATCTTTAATATCTGTCGTTGTTATCAATTATATGAAATACATTTTTCGATGATTTATGTtatatattttgttgatatttacCTATAGTTTTAAATGAATATTGCTGCGAAGGACTCGGAGGTAAGAAGGAGTTGGATGTTAGCTGAGGTCAGTGCTCAGTAGTCGTCTGGGGTCACTTGTCACCTGGGGTTAAGGGGTCAGCTGTTTTTTGATGGGAAATATTTTCTTCCCCCTGTGGCTTTTCGAGGTGGGTGAGTGTGCATCATAAATCAAACGAGAGACTTACCTTCAGTGTTGTCATTTGTAAATAAACAGTTTAGTTTGTGTTAGACGTTCAAAAACAGCATACCCTTGGGAGTCTTGTAACCTGGCACGATTATTGTCCTTGTCATATATGGTTTTGTAAACGTCAAGAAAAGTTCACTTAGATGTGTCTGCTTGCGTCACCCAGCATCAGaaatcgtttatttttttttttttcttatatgcaCGAGAATGTGATCCTTCTGGAATGTTGATCGTTGTCAAATACACTCACAGTTTGTTCATACTGCTCAAAGTTGTTTCTTGTCAGAACCAGTGATGAAGAATATTAATTAGTTATTGAATTAGACAAGTTTAGTGACGGCACTGCAGTAGATGATCCTGTACCCAGAGTATtcaatttttgtttattttttccgaTGGACACGAAGTTATGAAACCACCACAAGTAGGATTGAATATATTTATTAACTAACCACAAAACATTCAAGGGTAGAGAGAGGTCTCTTACCtccccttcccatgtactcttaaaGTTTTCAAATCATTTTGGAAGTCGTCGCGTTGCCTGATTCCCACCTTAGGCGTCTTGTGGTTAGTTTATAAAGACATTTTAATGTAATTAATGAAATCTGTGTTTTCCTATCTAGGCGTCCACGCGGAGAGACCGATGCTTTCCCACGCTCTGCCACCATATCAAGGTGAGACAACTAGTCTTAAGAGAGAAGGAgtaagagaaagagtgagagaaagagtgagagagggtTTTGTTCTTTTCCCAATCCAGACTTCATTTATCAGAACTGAAAGTTATCTTAAAGGACTGGTCCACTCATGTATTATAGTTTAGTGATTGAAAGAAGAAGTGATTCTAAATGTGAAAGTGAAGATCTACAAATTCCATCATTTTACATCCTATAGATTCTGTCTCTTGTAAATCAAGCCGTGATCGTACCCCTGGAGTTAGGCACTTTACGTCCCTTAGGTAATGATATACCAAGATCTTTTGTGTAATCCTAGATATTCACCTTTTGGttgatattcattattcatcgTTTTCTTTGATTCTTGTGTGCAATATCGACGCAGTACAACCTATCCAACTTCAGATAATTGTTATAATATCTCAGAATTCAGTGTGGATGATTTAGGACAGTAGCCATCATCAGTATGTCGTTTCCGTCAGAGATAGATCTGATTTAATCCACCGCCTTCTTCAGGGAGTTCCTCCGCGAGAGGGCGGCCGCGGATTTCCTTCGCGCGGATTACAAGGGCAGCGCAGATCACCTGGACAAGGCCGCTGGCTTCTACCCGGGCCTCCCGCCCCCGGCCTTCGACGTTCCGCCCCTCACGCTCGAACCCGAGACCCGGAGACCCTCCACCCACATGATGGCCACGCCGCCACAGACCACCAGCGCGCCAACCAACCTCCCTAGCCATAGTTTGccctccacaaccacagccagcGTCACACACCCCTCAGTGCCCCAACCAACCTCACATAACGATGACTACGAGAAAAATAACAAGAAGAACGAACacgaaaggaaaggaaataaagGTAAGAAATGGGCGGGTAGTGAGTTATATAAGGGATGGGTTGCTTAGGATggggaaagaggaaagggagaggaagaccagaagggatagaaggaaaagaaaaggatagACAGAAAGGTGGAGATGGTTGggatggagaaaaagaaagatggataGAGGGATAGGGGTAAAGACAGAATGGGAGACGGGAAGACGGAATAGGTGTTTTATCTGATATGAAGTGTatatgatatgaggtggtttgatcgagtaagtaacgccagagtaagagatgtgtgaataTTAAAACATACACTGTAAAGACGTTACAAGAACTGTATGTGGCTCTTtccgggaaaaaaaaatacaagctaCTTTTGGTAGTTTACGTTACACACACAAGCCATGACTCAATTATTTACAATTTACACTAGCTACACTCAATAATTTACATGCGATACTTGTTATACTCGATTATTTAAAGTGTACACTACCTGTACTGAAGAGTTTGCAATGTTACACAGATTATTCTCAATCATTCTCTACACACAAGCTGTATAGACGATCATAGCATGAAGATATTTAACTAACACAGCTATAAAGACTGAACGCTGTTTTGCGTGCACTAGGGCGGGCCTCCAGTggcgtggaagtgtgtgtgttcctgcactCGCGTGTGGCTGTGAGGCTTCGCTTGGAAGACGGCGCGAAGATCACCGCCCAGGAGCTGCAGGCGATGGTCATCGAGGAGGAGGACGTGTCTCTGCCCAAGCAGGCCATGGAGGTCTTCGCTATCTGGATGGTCTCGCCGGTTCTAGGTAAGGACGattggcaaggagagagagagagagagagagagagagagagagagagagagagagagagagagagagagagagagaaatacaatatAATTTATCCTAGTGATTGTATCGCTTAGCTAGCCTAGTTCAAACCTGAATAGAATACTGTATATCCTAGCTGAAACCTGAATACGGTATTATACTGTATGCCCTTTAGGAATAATTATCTTGGTCTCatggtgtgtatacatatatacacgatatacatatatacacacacttcattACCTCGTCTTCAGTTGacaattttcgttttttttttctttttttgtgtgtgcgtgtgggtaagagatatgttttGCTAGCTTCAGTAGtaagactatttttcatgctgaattcgaatctagGGTGGAAATTTGTGTGTCGGGGTCATTAAGCACCGTAATGAAGTATTTTATGATCCTTGTGATTTTCGtcgtattcattgggtatctGTTTACTTAGGGAAgcattttgagattttttttatggCTGTTTCAGGTATGGAAGCGTTCCATTATGTTATGATtttaaaacaaatatttttttttattttgctagcTTCTACTGCTTTTCAGGGGActgcattacccccccccccctttttttttagtgttaAAGCAGGCCTCCGCGCTTGCTCCTTAGGTATCTGTGTAACTATGCAATTCTAACTCCTTTATCCCTCGACCATTCTGTCAAGTTCTCAGCCCCTCACGCTTTCCTTACCCTCGGCAGAGATCCAGCTGAAGCCTTACCAGCGCGCCCTCGAGGTGCGCCGGCAGTGGGGAGAACTGCTGAAGCGGTTCACCCAGACTCCAATCAAACCCCAGGACGCGCGATATGCTTATGAACCCAAGATGGTGCTCCGGAGAAACGTGTTCTTCAGCAAGAGGGACGAGGTGAAAATCAGGTGAGTTGGCTCAGAGGAAGGGTGGTCAAGACTGCCCTTGGGAAAGGTCAGAGGTTGTTCTGGGAAACTTAAAAGACCCATGTCACTGAGTCTTAAGGGTGTCAGTAGTTTGCGTATAAACATGGGGACCGGGGTGAGGAAGTCAGGGAAAACGTTAGAAACGGAAAAATCAGGCTTTGTTCAGTGTACTTGTGGAATGGCTGGTTTATGTGAGTACATTCTCATATTGTCAAGATGAGCTTAATCAGCTTGAGTTGATACATATCAGGTAATCTGAATTACATTAGGAGAGATGAATCAGCCTTATGTAAATCTTAAGACAAACACCAAAGAAAACCTGTTGTAAACTGTAACACCTCCTTCCTCGTATACCGGGTTTTGGGTTCTTAAAACCAGTTCCCAGCACAGTTGTTTTGAATTTGATACCACCTCCTTAAACACTTTGTTTTATACCCTCATAAAAAACGGCCAGAGCATCTGTTGCCAAACTGAACTGTTAAGATAATGGGCCTCATTATTTCGAAACCTATTTCATTATGGTTCGGGTCATCTACCTTAAACCGCTAAACCAACGCTAAGAACACTTTCTTTTTTAAACCCATAAATCGTCGACCCTCAACAGTTTATAACCTCGCTCCACAACCGCAACAATAACAAGAAGTCGTACTTCACCCACCAAGTCCCAGACACAAGCGCCCTTACATAACCCTGTACTACGCGTGTAGCCGCCCTTACCCGGATCTACGCAATGCATGACAGTAGGTTTAACCAAACCCCCTGGACTATATATACTACACACATTAAGCCACCCTGACCAACAATACTTCCCTTCATCGCACAGGGACGCCAAGATTCTAGAGCTGCTGTACGAGGAGGCCCAGTGGAACATGCGCTCCGCCCGGTACCCATGCGAGCTCTCAGATTACGAGATGTTAGCAGGGATACAGAGCAGACTTGAACTGGGGCCTtatgaccacaccacacatacgccCTCCTTCTTCAGGTAACCCTACGGTTGGCGGACgagttgtgtgtggttgttataCCATCCTCTTCTTATGTCATCCTCCTCAACTtttccacattcttttttttttcattacgcgTCCAACTTTTTCTTCGGCTGTGTCCTAATCCCATGTGTCACTTTAACTTTATTTCTACTTTTGCTTTGTCTTTGATTCCTTAACCTTAACCCCGCTTTGTCTTCAACTCTAAATTTTGACATATTCTAATACAAAATTTCATCCAAACCATAAATTTCATTATAATATAATGTAAATTTTCATCCATACTTTGAATTTGACTTTAACTCTGAAGATATCTTTGATTTCATTCACCATAACATCTATTTTGACTTCAGCCTTGACTTTGGCAGTATAGCCTCACAcctcctaaccttacctaactctCACCCTCTGCAGACGTCGGCTGCTGGATTACCTGCCCGAGCACGCCTGTAGACTTAAGTTCAGCGACCTGATCAGCTTCAGCAGTAAGTCGACGCCTGAGATCCGCATCATCGAGCAGTTCCGCTCCATCCCGAGCAATGTGACGGCCCGCAAGCTAGTCAGGAAGTACCTGGAGTTCTCATGGTCGCTGCCTTACTACGGgtaggtaggaggagagggagggctgaGTCTCGAAGTGATAAAGAGAGGCAAACTAcattatatatagatggatagaaatagaaatatagcTAAAGTTATCACGAGTATTAGGAAACCACACGGTTGTTGATGATCACATATATAACGATAATGATTTCTAATGAATTCTTTATGATGGAACCCGCCATGCTTCTGATATCTTCCTAGGCTAATATTTATTTCCTTCCAGTGATCTGTATAGTTCAGAAAGCCGAAGGAACTCTTCAGataactatgatatatatatatatatatatatatatatatatatatatatatatatatatatatatatatatatatatacacacacacacgtatgtctgTCAACTACAAACAAACGAGAACAAACAGCAAAAGACCACTGGTTcccaacgaggctgtttgtgatagtggaagcgAACAAGTATTTAAAGATccatgtcgtagaagtcgacaAACATTTTAAAGAGCGAAAGCTATAAACTTAAAGCGTAGCTTAAGGGGATGTAAACAATATCTGTAATCAGTGGTTCAggtgactgggtaatgactcgcttgcaacataactataaaactcgCTAGTTTCAGCGATATGACGTTTGCTTTGATGTATGAAACTATTATTTCCCTAGGCATTTTTACGTAATTTACTCTGTCATTTTGGTTATTTGTTTCTTTGATTGTCTTATGTGCTATGTTCTTAGAAAACAAGAACTTCTTTATGTTATTGCTTCACCACTTCGGCTTCGTTTTGAGACAAGACCGTGTCATTCGTATTAGCACATAACGTCATCTCCGCTACTTTGAAAGTATCACTGAATCGTGTACACGGCTTGGCACAAGATCCTCATTTGTCCTAGATGTAGATCTAATTCGATCTCATCGCGAGTAGGTTTCTCTACTAATTGTGTTGGGAGCACTGTCAAGCTAATTTAGGTTAGAGCCCCGTGCTACCGGATTCCTCCCGCCTGAGGTTTCACAGCGAGTAGAGAGGTAGGAAAGTCACCGTAGGCGAGATTGTATCATCGTCAGAGGAGGAAAGGAAATAGCCATATCGAGGGACGTCCCCTCCAATGGagtcccatcatttccctgctatcgattgtagcgcagccttgaagatgcAAGAGCGCAGTAACAGGGGTGCGCAGATTTTATGAGggaaattattatattatttaccCAACCCTCCAGCCCCAGGAGTTCCCTCCgaagcagtttatatatatattatataatattatatcatatcatatattatatcatattatattatattatatcatattatattatatcatattatatattatatacgtcTCTGTGCCAACAGGAGTGCGTTCTTCCACGGGCAAATCGAGCAACCCACGCGAGGCGTCAGCTCCTGGTTGCCCAGGCCAGACATTCCCGTCCTGGTCACCATCAACGCGACG contains:
- the Bili gene encoding FERM domain-containing protein 8 isoform X1, with the translated sequence MEDDHSSTNDSFPGSMASRITRRSSERSSESSRVSRRGSSTSTTSSVVNIDDLSLLSESFPARLWHRWIGLPMPLGKMSDYGFEEDDSGGLGGHQTDAGQNYITVIPVEYPTRRPYGDYDAFPRSATISRRPRGETDAFPRSATISREFLRERAAADFLRADYKGSADHLDKAAGFYPGLPPPAFDVPPLTLEPETRRPSTHMMATPPQTTSAPTNLPSHSLPSTTTASVTHPSVPQPTSHNDDYEKNNKKNEHERKGNKGRASSGVEVCVFLHSRVAVRLRLEDGAKITAQELQAMVIEEEDVSLPKQAMEVFAIWMVSPVLEIQLKPYQRALEVRRQWGELLKRFTQTPIKPQDARYAYEPKMVLRRNVFFSKRDEVKIRDAKILELLYEEAQWNMRSARYPCELSDYEMLAGIQSRLELGPYDHTTHTPSFFRRRLLDYLPEHACRLKFSDLISFSSKSTPEIRIIEQFRSIPSNVTARKLVRKYLEFSWSLPYYGSAFFHGQIEQPTRGVSSWLPRPDIPVLVTINATGVTVIDPKKSTVLLSLRYDELSWDFARPSNDRNASCLPCLFLQFAVVENGRRYSKLLQIFSKQAIMMDALISTFVDELKRRAAQYPDDLEGHMLDHGTEVDDVLVPLSTVSRKEVPGSVLSNKLHRLSLATFTEDGRCVGTMGSWQFSR
- the Bili gene encoding FERM domain-containing protein 8 isoform X2, yielding MAHTAKYKPMPLGKMSDYGFEEDDSGGLGGHQTDAGQNYITVIPVEYPTRRPYGDYDAFPRSATISRRPRGETDAFPRSATISREFLRERAAADFLRADYKGSADHLDKAAGFYPGLPPPAFDVPPLTLEPETRRPSTHMMATPPQTTSAPTNLPSHSLPSTTTASVTHPSVPQPTSHNDDYEKNNKKNEHERKGNKGRASSGVEVCVFLHSRVAVRLRLEDGAKITAQELQAMVIEEEDVSLPKQAMEVFAIWMVSPVLEIQLKPYQRALEVRRQWGELLKRFTQTPIKPQDARYAYEPKMVLRRNVFFSKRDEVKIRDAKILELLYEEAQWNMRSARYPCELSDYEMLAGIQSRLELGPYDHTTHTPSFFRRRLLDYLPEHACRLKFSDLISFSSKSTPEIRIIEQFRSIPSNVTARKLVRKYLEFSWSLPYYGSAFFHGQIEQPTRGVSSWLPRPDIPVLVTINATGVTVIDPKKSTVLLSLRYDELSWDFARPSNDRNASCLPCLFLQFAVVENGRRYSKLLQIFSKQAIMMDALISTFVDELKRRAAQYPDDLEGHMLDHGTEVDDVLVPLSTVSRKEVPGSVLSNKLHRLSLATFTEDGRCVGTMGSWQFSR